The proteins below are encoded in one region of Micromonospora yangpuensis:
- a CDS encoding sugar ABC transporter substrate-binding protein produces the protein MRIRTAGVVAALGLALAASGCGGADGNDEPAATGSTPATSGKLVIWADDKRTAALKPFAEKFGQENGVTVEVQAVSKDLQTNFVTAAQQGSGPDVVVGAHDWIGNLVQNGAIEPVQLAADQRGAFNETAIKAVTFNGQLYGVPYAQENLALIRNTELAPQAPKTIEELVATGRKLKAEKKVSEILCLQVGQNGDAYHIYPLYTSGGGYLFGTAANGDYDPTDVGVGKPGSVEAFKKIAALGEKGAGALKRSIADTNSIATFTSKKCAYLASGPWATTDVKKANLAYDISAFPGFAGGKEAQPFVGVQAFYVAAKGKNKALAQEFVANYTTKPELAVALYEAEPRPPALTAALDQVKGADPDLAKFTEAGRNGQVLPAIPAMAAIWDPFGKAEAAIIGGADPEKTITAAGKTITGSIK, from the coding sequence ATGCGCATCCGTACCGCGGGTGTGGTCGCCGCCCTCGGCCTGGCGCTCGCCGCGTCCGGCTGTGGCGGCGCCGACGGCAACGACGAGCCGGCCGCCACCGGGTCCACCCCGGCCACCAGCGGCAAGCTGGTGATCTGGGCCGACGACAAGCGGACCGCCGCCCTCAAGCCGTTCGCCGAGAAGTTCGGCCAGGAGAACGGGGTCACCGTCGAGGTGCAGGCCGTCTCCAAGGACCTGCAGACCAACTTCGTCACCGCCGCCCAGCAGGGCAGCGGCCCGGACGTGGTGGTCGGCGCGCACGACTGGATCGGCAACCTGGTGCAGAACGGCGCGATCGAGCCGGTGCAGCTCGCCGCCGACCAGCGCGGTGCCTTCAACGAGACCGCGATCAAGGCGGTCACCTTCAACGGCCAGCTCTACGGCGTGCCGTACGCGCAGGAGAACCTGGCGCTCATCCGCAACACCGAGCTGGCCCCGCAGGCGCCGAAGACCATCGAGGAACTGGTGGCCACCGGCAGGAAGCTGAAGGCGGAGAAGAAGGTGAGCGAGATCCTCTGCCTCCAGGTCGGGCAGAACGGCGACGCGTACCACATCTACCCGCTGTACACCTCCGGCGGCGGCTACCTCTTCGGCACCGCCGCCAACGGCGACTACGACCCGACCGACGTCGGGGTGGGCAAGCCGGGGTCGGTCGAGGCGTTCAAGAAGATCGCCGCGCTCGGCGAGAAGGGCGCGGGTGCGCTCAAGCGCTCCATCGCCGACACCAACTCGATCGCCACCTTCACCAGCAAGAAGTGCGCCTACCTGGCGTCCGGCCCGTGGGCCACGACCGACGTCAAGAAGGCCAACCTCGCGTACGACATCTCCGCCTTCCCCGGCTTCGCCGGCGGCAAGGAGGCGCAGCCGTTCGTCGGGGTCCAGGCGTTCTACGTCGCGGCCAAGGGCAAGAACAAGGCGCTGGCCCAGGAGTTCGTGGCCAACTACACCACCAAGCCGGAACTGGCCGTCGCCCTGTACGAGGCCGAGCCGCGCCCGCCGGCGCTGACCGCCGCCCTCGACCAGGTCAAGGGCGCCGACCCGGACCTGGCCAAGTTCACCGAGGCCGGACGCAACGGCCAGGTGCTGCCGGCGATCCCGGCGATGGCGGCGATCTGGGATCCGTTCGGCAAGGCCGAGGCGGCGATCATCGGCGGGGCCGACCCGGAGAAGACGATCACCGCCGCCGGCAAGACGATCACCGGTTCGATCAAGTAA
- a CDS encoding glycoside hydrolase family 13 protein, translating into MTASPSAPLTARSCAPLTDDDWWRAAVVYQVYVRSFADSDGDGIGDLPGLRDRLPYLRDLGVDALWLTPFYTSPMIDGGYDVADYRDVDPSFGTLADFDHMIAEAHALGLRIIVDLVPNHTSSAHPWFTAALAAAPGSAERARYLFAEGRGEHGELPPNDWESIFGGPAWTRVADGQWYLHLFDPAQPDLNWRHPEVRAEFEDILRFWLDRGVDGFRIDVAHGMIKAEGLPDVGFSTMTTGRRQSELLGKGRLPYFDQDEVHEIYRAWRPILDSYPGGRMAVAEAWAETPQRLARYIGPDELHQAFSFDFLDATWSADSFRKVIDTALAEATIVGAPTTWVLSNHDKQRHVTRYGDGEIGLRRARAASLLMLALPGCAYLYQGEELGLPEVLDLPDELRQDPSFRRTGESRDGCRVPIPFSGELAPYGFGPAGSELSWLPAPATWRVLSVAAQTGVPGSTLELYRTALRIRREHPALAADGGAVTWLETGPGVLAFRRAADDTELTCVVNLSGAPVTVDGYGQPIAASAPLTEQSPGHLLPIDAAAWFDRRPAG; encoded by the coding sequence ATGACCGCCAGCCCCTCCGCGCCGCTGACCGCCCGCTCCTGCGCGCCGCTGACCGACGACGACTGGTGGCGCGCCGCCGTCGTCTACCAGGTGTACGTCCGCAGCTTCGCCGACAGTGACGGCGACGGCATCGGCGACCTGCCCGGCCTACGCGACCGCCTGCCGTACCTGCGCGACCTGGGCGTCGACGCGCTCTGGCTGACCCCCTTCTACACCTCGCCGATGATCGACGGCGGGTACGACGTCGCCGACTACCGGGACGTCGACCCGAGCTTCGGCACCCTCGCCGACTTCGACCACATGATCGCCGAGGCGCACGCCCTGGGGCTGCGGATCATCGTCGACCTGGTGCCGAACCACACCTCCAGCGCGCACCCGTGGTTCACCGCCGCGCTCGCCGCCGCCCCCGGTTCGGCCGAACGCGCCCGCTACCTCTTCGCCGAGGGCCGGGGCGAGCACGGTGAGCTGCCGCCGAACGACTGGGAGAGCATCTTCGGCGGGCCGGCCTGGACCCGGGTCGCCGACGGCCAGTGGTACCTGCACCTGTTCGACCCGGCCCAGCCGGACCTCAACTGGCGGCACCCCGAGGTACGCGCCGAGTTCGAGGACATCCTGCGGTTCTGGCTCGACCGGGGCGTGGACGGGTTCCGGATCGACGTGGCCCACGGCATGATCAAGGCCGAGGGGCTGCCGGACGTCGGCTTCAGCACCATGACCACCGGTCGCCGCCAGTCCGAACTCCTCGGCAAGGGCCGACTGCCCTACTTCGACCAGGACGAGGTACACGAGATCTACCGGGCCTGGCGGCCGATCCTGGACAGCTACCCGGGCGGCCGGATGGCGGTGGCCGAGGCGTGGGCCGAGACCCCGCAACGCCTGGCCCGCTACATCGGCCCCGACGAGCTGCACCAGGCCTTCAGTTTCGACTTCCTGGACGCCACCTGGTCGGCCGACTCGTTCCGCAAGGTGATCGACACGGCGCTGGCCGAGGCGACCATCGTCGGCGCGCCGACCACCTGGGTGCTCTCCAACCACGACAAGCAACGGCACGTCACCCGGTACGGCGACGGCGAGATCGGACTGCGTCGGGCACGGGCGGCCAGCCTGCTGATGCTCGCCCTGCCCGGCTGCGCCTACCTCTACCAGGGTGAGGAACTGGGCCTGCCGGAGGTGCTCGACCTCCCCGACGAACTGCGCCAGGACCCGTCCTTCCGCCGTACCGGGGAGAGCCGCGACGGCTGCCGGGTACCCATCCCGTTCAGCGGCGAACTGGCCCCGTACGGCTTCGGTCCGGCCGGCAGCGAGCTGAGCTGGCTGCCGGCCCCGGCCACCTGGCGGGTCCTGTCGGTGGCCGCCCAGACCGGCGTACCCGGCTCCACCCTGGAGCTGTACCGCACCGCGCTGCGGATCCGACGCGAACACCCGGCGCTGGCCGCCGACGGCGGCGCGGTGACCTGGCTGGAGACCGGCCCCGGCGTGCTGGCCTTCCGCCGCGCCGCCGACGACACCGAACTGACCTGCGTGGTCAACCTCAGCGGGGCACCGGTGACCGTCGACGGCTACGGCCAGCCGATCGCCGCCAGCGCACCCCTCACCGAACAGTCCCCCGGTCACCTGCTGCCGATCGACGCGGCGGCATGGTTCGACCGGCGCCCAGCGGGGTAA
- a CDS encoding LacI family DNA-binding transcriptional regulator: MRARLSDIAQQADVSEATVSRVLNDRPGVAAETRQAVLTALDVLGYERPARLRKRSAGLVGLVVPELDNPIFPAFAQVIESTLAQSGFTPVLCTQTPGGVTEDEYVEMLLDRQVSGIVFVSGRHADTSADHDRYRTLIARPLPVVMINGYVPDIAAPFVSCDDREATELAVAHLVALGHRRIGLVTGPDRFVPVRRRVAGYRAAMTRLTGVDGTELDELAELSLFGVEGGEAAAGRLLERGVTGIVCGSDLMALGAIRAARQRGLTVPGDLSVVGYDDSPLMAFTDPPLTTMRQPVTRMSVAAVRALVDEINGHAAPHSEYLFRPELVVRGSTAVVARGGRRQRPTPPAAPSSALAATA, translated from the coding sequence ATGCGCGCTCGACTGTCCGACATCGCCCAACAGGCCGACGTCAGCGAGGCCACGGTGTCGCGGGTGCTCAACGACCGACCCGGCGTGGCCGCGGAGACCCGGCAGGCCGTCCTGACCGCCCTCGACGTCCTCGGCTACGAGCGCCCGGCCCGCCTGCGCAAACGCAGCGCCGGCCTGGTCGGACTGGTCGTCCCGGAGCTGGACAACCCGATCTTCCCCGCCTTCGCCCAGGTGATCGAGTCGACGCTGGCGCAGAGCGGGTTCACCCCGGTGCTCTGCACCCAGACCCCGGGCGGGGTCACCGAGGACGAGTACGTCGAGATGCTGCTGGACCGCCAGGTCTCCGGCATCGTCTTCGTCTCCGGTCGGCACGCCGACACCTCCGCCGACCACGACCGCTACCGGACGTTGATCGCCCGGCCGTTGCCGGTCGTCATGATCAACGGGTACGTCCCGGACATCGCCGCGCCCTTCGTCTCCTGCGACGACCGGGAGGCCACCGAGCTGGCCGTGGCCCACCTGGTCGCCCTCGGGCACCGGCGGATCGGCCTGGTCACCGGCCCGGACCGGTTCGTGCCGGTACGCCGCCGGGTGGCCGGCTACCGGGCCGCGATGACCCGGCTGACCGGAGTGGACGGCACCGAGCTGGACGAGCTGGCCGAGCTGTCGCTGTTCGGGGTGGAGGGCGGCGAGGCCGCCGCCGGCCGCCTGCTGGAGCGCGGGGTCACCGGCATCGTCTGCGGCTCCGACCTGATGGCCCTCGGCGCGATCCGGGCCGCCCGGCAGCGCGGGCTCACCGTCCCCGGCGACCTCTCCGTGGTCGGCTACGACGACTCACCGCTGATGGCGTTCACCGACCCACCGCTGACCACCATGCGCCAGCCGGTGACCCGGATGTCGGTGGCCGCCGTACGGGCCCTGGTCGACGAGATCAACGGCCACGCCGCCCCGCACTCGGAGTACCTGTTCCGCCCGGAGCTGGTGGTCCGGGGCTCCACCGCGGTCGTCGCCCGGGGCGGCCGGCGGCAGCGCCCCACCCCGCCGGCTGCCCCCTCGTCCGCGCTCGCCGCGACCGCCTGA